Genomic window (Arachis hypogaea cultivar Tifrunner chromosome 13, arahy.Tifrunner.gnm2.J5K5, whole genome shotgun sequence):
gatgaaaaatgaattttctaaattttttttgtaaaaacagcctaacataatttaaaataatttttttgaattatacGAATATACCCGATATCAGGTATCTAATCTGATTCGATCCGATATCCGATATtatgcggatcggatcagatctgACCTGAAAAAAagcggatatcatatccgatccgatgagTATAAtgtaaattgaataaaattttagACTATATCCAATCTGATCAAATCCGAATCCAGCACTATTTTTAGGATCTCGAAGGAGCAGGTACtttatagaattttaaaaaatttagtggcAATTTATCATAAACTTTCATGTAACGCTGACGACCTGACGTGGTCTGTTGATGACCCATTTAAGCTTTCaatatatttgaaaaattttgtttctctttttggaCAGAGCCCAACAAACAGACCCACCCTTAATACCCTATCCGTACCCATCTGATCACCCTCCCCACCCGCTACCTAATCGTGGCGACCTCGACTTTGTGCTGCTCCATGCCTCCATGGGTTCCTCTGAGAAGGAGAGACCTCTGACCGTCTTTGTCTACCGCTGCTGGGATCGTGATTTTCGTCGCCTCCATCGCGCCTGAGCCACTTTGTTGATCTCCACCGTGTGAACTATCTATTTGTTGCTGTTCAGAACCAGTTACTCGGTGTCGTGGTCTCACTCTTCTTTCCGGCGGATGGATCTCGACGGCTCCGCTCTCGGTGCTCACCGTTCTTCTTGGCAAGTGGCAACTGTGTCACGGTTCCTGTGTCAACCGGACTTCCCGGACAATTTGAGGCCGAAACCCAACCTTTTCTTATGATCCGTGGTGGCGCCAGTTCTTCCGATCGGCGCTTGGCTTCGTGCTGCTTCTCTCCACACCCAGCCGTGACTCTGGTTTCTCAATTCCTCTATGGTCCGGCGTAGCCGCGTAGTTGTCCGCTCCTCTCCCATTAATGTTGGCCTTTGCCATTCATATAAAACCAAATTCAGCCCAGCCCAATATCTTCGTGGAAGTCCAACAAAAACACCTGTTTCAGCCAACGTGATGTGCAACTAAGAGCCAAGTCATCAATACTtacttaccaaaaaaaaaaaaaagtcatcaaTACTTTATTTAATAGGGTTATACACTTTGTGTGCCTCTGCAGTACCCGAGGGATTAGTCATTGGGTTTTCGGCTTGATGGATACCCTGgtgcaaacaaaaaaaatacacttATACTAggtaatcaataattttttttaacaacatGAATAATCaccaatcaaattaaaatatactacATCTCCAAATTATtcacttaaatcttaatattagaataactattTGCACatctagtaaaataaatatttaatatattaattgttcatattgtttagtatttttattgtctatctatatttttttttgacaaaatctCTTATACAAAGCTGTCAGGTACGAATTGCAGGAGAACCTAAGCGTATTCTCAAAGGGTCCTTACAGGACCAGAATTAAATTTTCCCACCATAGACGATTCCGTATTTTTCAAATATAATTCAGCATATTATTCTTtccaaataaaaagaatatttatattTGGGATTGGATTGGAGGTAAATAAGACTAAAGACTATAAAGATACATATAGGGAAATACAATCTCACTTTTGGGTGCAAATAAATAGGAATGAAGTGCTACTTTACATATGGTTATATTCTTAGACTCCCGCATGCAAGCTAAAATTCTCAAAATAAAGTTGGGCCTTATTCGTTAAAGTGTCTTCTCAAAAAAGAAGTAATTAAGGCCCTCCAAGGATTAGTCTAATGGCGGCatctatattattttatgtttgattttAAGAATAAGATAAAACAAGATATTACAAATAagagataaaaactaaaaatataaaaattaatatttttatattttatttaataataaattaaaataaatgataaaagtttaatttaattttttttattaaaaaaatatgataataaaaaatataattataaaaaattgatgtaaataataaaaaaaataaataataaattatatctcTTTTATTAGTATTTCTGTATTTTTTCTGTTAAAATgaacacaaaatatattaatttagtatttttgaacataatatttttattcatatctCATTTATTAATACAATTTTGTGTCTCTATATTCTTATCTCAGTATTTTTCTATAAACAACCGCAGCCTATATGTCTTCTTTAGAAAGTGCATCGAATTCAAATTTTAGCTGTAACTAAAAAATGGTTATATAGAATCCATGTGAAATGGAAAGAGGTGTGTGTATGTGTTATAGGtgtaacttgaaaaaaaaaaaaaaaaacagaaataaaataaaagagagagagagagaaaaaaaatcctTAAAGTGCATGCTTTCTTGGGATTCCTcaacttatttatattattagtcTCATATTAATACAAAAATCACTGCCATTACAATGGTACATACACAAAATGGCTAATGATCGAGTCTCCAAACTAATACCTCGTTTAAGATTACAGCACCTGAGGAAAAAGTTAAAAAGCAATGAAagatatcttcttctttttttccccttttctaattcttcttttccttttgctTTTAAAAGCAaaatattactatatatatatgatgcgGTGCATGCAACATATATATAATGAATGATAAGAGAAGTCGTCAAATTAGGGTTTGTTGTGGCCACCACATGAAAGTGCAATAAAGGGATAAAGAACCTTTTTATTCTCAAGCACAAGAGGGTGGAATATTTGAAATTCCCTGTCTTTGTAATTCAGTTAGAACACTGTCAAGTGCTGGAGCTTTAAGTCCAAGAGGTAGTGGCTGCCATGGCTTTGATAGAACATCTCCAATAGCTGCATCTATGCTCTCCTTTGACTGcccatatataaaaataaaaaaatgaattataaattaaacatgcaaaaaaaaaagaaaagaatttaagGTAATTTCCTAGTATCCACCACTATTCATAAAATCAGGTACATTGTTCTtccatatatgaatttaattgGTCTCCCTTTTAATATTTCAATAGGCCTGAaaagtaattttattttgataaaaattggaaaccaacttttttttttaacaaaatcagTCAATGCCTATcttgttttttatatttatctttttccttttaaCATTTGTATATTCCCTACTGTTTTTGGTGATTGTTGGTTAAAATAAGATTGGTTTCCTaataaaatgttttaatttacttttaataaCATAATATATGATTGATGTGCTCttttaataataacaatgcaaataAAGCAATTAAATCCATATATATTTTCATGTTGTTAATAGTTTGTCGTGTTTAGTTATTTGTTAAAGCAATGATGTAAAACAAAGCAATTTATGGATCCTCACATGAAGTAGAAAAATATTACttcataaattaatatattttgacaATTGAGAGTGACATTTTGGTTAATATATATCTGAATAGAGTAATAATTAAGTTTGACTAATTTGAACACATAAATTTTCATGTCAATTTTATCGTTAATACTATTTCACAATGAAGTATAGAAATACTATTTCACAATGCCATTTGCAAAACACATTTTAGTATAGGATGATATTAGAAGACaagtaaaatttattgtttttgtccagtaattaattagtaatatttaaaaataagggttaaaaatatgttattagactaataaattaaaagtacTGTAATATTAGTTAAAAGCGCTAGAATCTCTTACTCAATACTATTCGTATAAATCTTTTTATCAATTAAGTCTAACTAAATTAATCTAACATCAATagacattatttttattattctcaatTATCTATTTATTCaagttttattgtttaatttaattgGAAACTTAGATATGTAGCATTTGGTGTAATTTTATTGCATTATTAGACATGTGTGAAAAATGTTTGCGTGTGTTGGAAGGAAGAAAAGGCAGAGTAATGAAATGAAGTTTACCGGATGGAAGTCAATGATGGGGTTTGGGTTGGCGCTGGAGAGGCCGTTAATGGGAGGATCTGCTGCTTTGTACATAACATGTGGATGTGGTGATGTTACTGGAATAATAGTGCCTGCCACACCTCCTGATCCATAtttctgcattttttttttttgtttcttctttagttagttagttagactaacaaaataatagaaatatttaaagattatcaaaatttattattttttattaatatttgactaattttaaatactaaaattaaattctaaatgttaaatttcaataatataaaaataaaatattaataagacCATTTCTTATGATAAGAATAAATTTGAAAAGCTTTCAAAATATAGATAACAATGGATCAAGATTTCAAATAATGTACAGTTTTAAAATGTTATAgatttacaatttttttgtttgctaatTTCAAATTAAACATGTCTCTTGTGTCACGAGACAATACCGAAGTGTAATAAGTTTTATGGCAAGAATTGTATacgatatatataaatatatgttattgTTTTGGTAAGGGGgaataataataatctaaaggACAAAGAGAGAAGACAACATGGGTGGTTCCAAAATAGTAAGGTAAACGAACAGTTACCCTTGTTGTCAGAGGCTGTGGAAAACACGGTGATCCTGGGGTTAGCATGTTTTGAGcctgcatgaaaaaaaaaaaagaatatactttttttcagaaaaagaaactaagaaagCAACATGATGAGTTATTCTTGAGATTCAAATTTTCATTCTAACTTTAgtataaaacaaacaaaacattaTTAATGATCGAGAACTACACATTtccaaattattatataattttttactggAACTAAATTATTAAAGAAAGTTTAAGCTTTAGAAGTACTAGCTAGCTACAAGGTTATTAAATTAATCAAACAAcgtattaaattaatatttgatcatcactcacataaaaatatttttgtataaaaataataatgaaaaattttaaataattaatatatttaactaatttatttaaCAATACGTGTTAACattctaataatataattttcaGGTAAAAATATCTTCAAAAATAGCTACCTAATATCATGCATGGTTTTGAATTCTGGTTTGCATCTACAATGAAGATGCATTCCACATGTGCATTGCAATAATTTCAATAATCACATGCATATGCTTTCTACTAAATTGTTTTCATAACTTTTCACATCAAAGCACAACTATATATACATAATTCTTGTTACGCAACATGCAAGCACAATTTAAACCATGAAAACAATCAACAAATTATGAGTTGGAAGCTTAAAGGAGTTAGTTTAGAGCGTTAACTAGTTGGTGGTGAGGATGCCAGAACGGGAGAGCAACAGGTTGCACCCACGGCTGCGACTGCGAGAGTGAATGAGTGGGATTTTTAGGCCACGTGTGTATGAAAGATTGGTCCATGGAGGGATGTCCCCATACATGTAATGGTCTGAAATGGTGCACTGAAGTGATTGGAGGGAAACCCATGGTAGGTGCTAGCCATGGACTACTCACATCTCTCTTCCCTCCATACATTTGTCTCCTTTGATTCCAATTTGCTGCTTCAGCTTCACGCGCTAGTAAATGTTTCCTATGGGATCTATATTTCTGCATTAAAACAAATCATATTGTTCTTTATCACAAaatcctacactttttttttttaaattattaagttACATAATCCATAAATTGAAGCAACCAGCGCGCTCGCACgtgtgtatataatatatatatatacacacacggcAAATACTCATGTATAGatgtttttacttagtttataATCGAAAACGGTTAGTTAATTCAATAGATTTAATTAAATTGTAatgtatcaatttttaattattaagtttaaataaaaacaattatacGTAACTTCCTAccaatatatatattttggtgGAAGTTAGCAGTTAGCATAGACAATGGGGTGGCCATGcttcacaatgaaaaaaatttgaaactaaGTTGTAAAGGTAAATAgtgattttcatttaataaaatatcttttatatcaaatttaatattaaaataatttaaatagttaatattaaattaaaaataaatatttaaacagtataaataattaatttaatattttaaactgtacatttaaataatttagaatgaaagattaaaaaataataaaatttacttGACATAATATTCTTTTAAACTCATTTGTAAGAGAAACATGTACCTAGTGTATACTTAATACGAGTacattgaccaaaaaaaaaaaacgtacgGTGCAATTTGATCCTTTAAATTACATTTTGATTTAGTCTTTAAAATTTGGATGGTTTTAATTTAGTCCCTacacttttcaaattttaatcacATTAGTTTTTACAATAATTTTCGCCACAAGGTCAATTAAAAAGTTTaggaactaaattaaagtaattaaaataaatttcaaggaTTAATTTGAAGTTCGAGTATAACTTTAAAAATCAAACGgagtatttttttcaaaaatgataATTGATAGCTGATAATAGTATAGATTtacaattttaataatttaattaaatttattaaatgagCTTTTCAAATATAAATTTTCATAAGAATTTTCATAAAGAACATCTAGATTCTAActttgatataatatatatactaaTATGAATAAAGATTAAAATGAAGagtgaaatataatttttttctttttttgttaattatatatatatatatatcttatattttttattttttagtttatataaattattttatacatttacaaaaaataatttaattttcatagaATAAAtacatttacataaaaaaaatatattaggcaACTTGTTTTGTAGATTAAGATTTATATATACTTAGATACTGAAAAATCTTCTTTACTCACGTATAAACTCTATCATCAAAATTCATTTGTCATCTTTTAAAGTAATTTAACAAAATTCTATTATTATCTACTAAATCAAAGATTGGAGAGAGATATCGAGGAAAGTGAATTCATATAAAAACAAAGTGAATTCATATAAAAACAAAGTGAATAAATTTAAcccattaaattttatataaaaatgacaaagtaatttttttagtactaacaatttattattattacaaataaTTCTTCTCTAAATCTATTTTGTCTAAATTATCATCAATATCATCATAATATTATCAACAATATATGATTAATAGTAATCCAACTTTTTAATTCTATTAACACCAattatgtttttttcttttcaaaaagagaGTTTTAACTACTGAAGTAATACGTGTTTAATTTTTTTCAgactaatataaattaaaaaaatataagaataaaaaaataaaactaattttgtGGTTAAAAATTAATGTGATGTATACAATTTTTTTccataaaaattgataaaaattttCCTTTGAAAAATCTAAAAGTTTGAATActaaaactaaaaagagaaaaaatatccTACCATTAAAttacgaaaatattttttttacggaAGATTATATAGATATTAAATTGAaggaaataaaaagaatattattattagttaccTGAAGGTGGCTTGCAATGTTATGGCGAGTGAGGCAATCAATTCCCATAATCTCCAAAATCCTAGAAGGTACTGCCTTATCCACTCCAAGTTGTTCCACTGCTTGTACAAATCTCCTATGTAACTCTGGGGTCCAATCCACCTATACATTCACACACCCCAAGAGATAACACAACATCAACAATAATATTCCTTCTCCACCAAatactttttcaaatcaaatttttaggtcaatgatttatttttataaaactcctttctctttcttttctctatgCAACTTATAGAACCCGTGAGCTTTTTTCAACTTTGTGAATAACATAATTGAGATAGAGAGATAGACTCAGAAGAACATTATGGATATATAAACTTGCTTTGACATATTAACATGCATATAAACTTCAATGAAAATTTAAACTTCCTAATTAATGAAGTAAAAAAACACTACtagtaaatttaataaatattaaataaaaaatcattattgtgaaaaaatagaatttagaaaataaactaagaataatttttattagcAACTCTCATTATATTGgtaaagtaatttataaatataaataatggcATCTATGTTCTCTATAAGAATCATTTTCTTAGTTTTTGTAAGAAGATTAAATTTAAGTTTTGgtatttttaagataataaatttaGTTGGCATTTTACTTTGTTTAGAAAAACAAGtgataattaatttgaaaataaagcaAGGAAGTAGGTAGGTTGTACCTTGACTTTTTTAATCTTGGCTTGAGGATTATTACTCTTGGATTTAGACGATGGTTTTCTTCCTTTTCCAGCATACTTTGTAGGAGGATTCACAACCATAGACTCCTCATTCTTGTTGGAAGCAAGTTTATTGTGAATTGAAGATTGGTCTGCCTTAGGGTTGTCGAAAAATTGGGCAAAGACATCAGCCTCCATCTCCAAATCTGGCAACACATCACTTTCCATGTTGATGCCGACGAAGAGGTCATCAAAATTGATGCTCTCCAACAAGCTTCCTTCGGACAGTTCGCCAAATTCATCGTCTTTTGATGACACCCCAATCGACTTGAAGCTCTCCATTCTTTCATCTCTTCTTGTACTCCCCACAGGAGGTGATGACACACCAAGCATTAATCAaagatttatttttctatatacataatactgaattcacaaaaataaatatatgaaaatctcataaaaaattaattgctTCATACCACGTGTCTTATGGTGCATGAAAATTTGATAATATAATCGGGAATCTAGAGAGTACTTAGATGTGAGTTTGGTTTTTACCCCAAAATGGTTACTTTGTTTATGGCATGTGAATATGAAGAGTTGATGTTCTCTTCAAATAATATGGGGCATTTTATGTTGCCTTCTGATGAAGTAGTGGCGAGAGAGTGTGTCTGAGAGAGAGAACCAAATTGTTTCTCAGCCACAACTTTAAATTGGtagaatatttttcatttttcttggaAAATAGACATTTTGTTTTCATGTATTTCCTTTTGGGAGTATGTGCTACTTGCAAGTTACAATGTTAGTCTTGAGtctatttaatttcatttcagtATTAGTGGATGACCCTTTTTTTCTAATTTGAATAGTCATGGTTTTGTTTTTCAaatgtatcaatttttttttggaaaagtcATGATTGTGATCAGAAATGCTCGTGAcctttttgtaattattatagTATAAATTTGTAATGGATATGCccaagagagaggaagagaattAGCAGCGATCCAGTCATGAGCGAAAGGGGATACATTGCATCATGCCATTATGTATGTATTCATGCTGATGTTGGTCAGAGTGCAAAATTGACCTATATGGATTTTCCCCCATTGATAATAATTTACTAACTTCTATTTttcatcataatcataatcacataagAGTGAAGCAAAAATGGGAGATATGGATATATACTCTCTCCATTCAAAAGAAAATCAAATAACGAATAAACCATACAAAATGACAAAGTAAGAATGTGGTCtctaatcatcatcattattaaattaagataatagttttatacataatttaattataaaatcaacGATGCCTAAattctcaaaatcttttttatttgaccaattttcttatgttttcaaaaaattagacaaaaaatttttttttgaaaaatcaaaataacaaaaatggctataaaaaatttaaaaatatagcaAAAAATATTGGATATATGTTTaaaaaagaattacaaaaattggattttttatgattttttgatgATTTTTTAAACAGGATtaaaaaaacaattttatttttaaatttttgtaatttgacgaaaaaaattttttttttacaatttgttTTTGGTGAATagtccaaatttaaaaaaaataagggaaaaaaaaactaaaaatcgaATGTGCACGTTCtatataattatctaaatattCTCATTAAAATTAAGATAACATACAAAAGttatttgtcaaatataaaaaattatttaaaacttaTAGAAAAAAAAGTTCTTTAGTTTAATCTTAGAGAAACGTTGGTGagtcatcagaatttattattctgTTATTAGTTgaccattaatatttaaaaatatgaaataaaatatattattagattaataaattaaaagatctaaattaaaaaattgaattaataattaagtgatgctaaaaaataataaattttgatagtttTTAATATTTCTGTAATCTTATTGGTTTTTAAATATTCTAAAGACATTTtaagtttaatattttattaagagTCTTTTTGTCAAtgcctaaattttttttttggatattttggatgATTTATGCTTCAATCATTATTATTAATACGTTAAGAAATTTAAGCATTGATGCGCAGCGTTTTAATCCCATCATATCTTTTACTTATATCATCATACTATCTGATAATTAGATTTAATATTTTCACCATAAATACCAtgcaaatttataattttttaaggtttgatatataattatttatttttgtataataaattaaatttttgaaataaataatttaattatacaatattaaactttttataattaaaaaatttggaggttaactaaatattattttataattaataaaattaaaagagtacataataaaattaaaagagtatATGAAGAGAATTTGTATAtttcttatttaattaaaaataaaaaatgatgactaattatatatatataaaaatacaaaataaactaACAGATCTTTGAATTTTAAACTACACTAACAAattaatagaattttaaattttaaattttttcatggACTTTAAAAAGTGATTAATTCAATATGTCCTGCAAGCTGAAAAATGATATATATGGAGAATTCAACTTAAAAAAATTAGCATGAAACAGTTGAATAGgcaaaaaatttagtaaaaatatctGCCAATTGTCCTGAACAAGGAACGGAAAATAATTTCATGATCCGATTTGAGCGTTTTGTAATCAACTTCTAGATATTTGGTCCTCTAATGAAAAACGGGTTCACAGCTATATGTGATGTACTTTAGTTATCGCAAAACAGAACTAGAGGTCTTTTACAAGTAATGCAAAGAAAACAGTTGTATTAGACAAAGCACAATATTCAACTTTCATAGAAGAACGAGCAACAGTGGTTGGCTTCTTAGTTTTCCAAGATACTAAACAATCTCCCAAAGAAAACAGTAGCCAGTTAAGGACCACTAATATCGGGGTATTCGGCCTAATTGGaatcatagttatcagaaccgaaccggtgatcgaaccgatcAGGTTATTGGATCAT
Coding sequences:
- the LOC112737714 gene encoding transcription activator GLK1 isoform X1, whose product is MLGVSSPPVGSTRRDERMESFKSIGVSSKDDEFGELSEGSLLESINFDDLFVGINMESDVLPDLEMEADVFAQFFDNPKADQSSIHNKLASNKNEESMVVNPPTKYAGKGRKPSSKSKSNNPQAKIKKVKVDWTPELHRRFVQAVEQLGVDKAVPSRILEIMGIDCLTRHNIASHLQKYRSHRKHLLAREAEAANWNQRRQMYGGKRDVSSPWLAPTMGFPPITSVHHFRPLHVWGHPSMDQSFIHTWPKNPTHSLSQSQPWVQPVALPFWHPHHQLAQNMLTPGSPCFPQPLTTRKYGSGGVAGTIIPVTSPHPHVMYKAADPPINGLSSANPNPIIDFHPSKESIDAAIGDVLSKPWQPLPLGLKAPALDSVLTELQRQGISNIPPSCA
- the LOC112737714 gene encoding transcription activator GLK1 isoform X2, with protein sequence MESFKSIGVSSKDDEFGELSEGSLLESINFDDLFVGINMESDVLPDLEMEADVFAQFFDNPKADQSSIHNKLASNKNEESMVVNPPTKYAGKGRKPSSKSKSNNPQAKIKKVKVDWTPELHRRFVQAVEQLGVDKAVPSRILEIMGIDCLTRHNIASHLQKYRSHRKHLLAREAEAANWNQRRQMYGGKRDVSSPWLAPTMGFPPITSVHHFRPLHVWGHPSMDQSFIHTWPKNPTHSLSQSQPWVQPVALPFWHPHHQLAQNMLTPGSPCFPQPLTTRKYGSGGVAGTIIPVTSPHPHVMYKAADPPINGLSSANPNPIIDFHPSKESIDAAIGDVLSKPWQPLPLGLKAPALDSVLTELQRQGISNIPPSCA